One window from the genome of Deinococcus sp. NW-56 encodes:
- a CDS encoding NUDIX hydrolase, whose translation MTDIRLPLGGLKFSVRVAILCVRGDQLLANTADGLGFWFLPGGALSTDEDVATCAAREWEEELGVPAGPLHLVGVLENFFGPSSKRQHELGFYFRMEAPPELPQTPFSVLDSPETTCEWVPLSELSARPVYPLAVADFLSAGPGEVRHRVERN comes from the coding sequence ATGACCGACATCCGTTTGCCTCTGGGCGGCCTGAAGTTCAGCGTCCGGGTCGCCATCCTCTGCGTGCGGGGAGACCAGCTGCTCGCCAACACCGCCGACGGGCTGGGCTTCTGGTTCCTGCCGGGCGGCGCCCTGTCCACGGACGAGGACGTGGCGACCTGCGCCGCCCGCGAGTGGGAGGAAGAGCTGGGAGTTCCGGCAGGCCCGCTGCACCTCGTGGGCGTGCTGGAAAACTTCTTCGGCCCGTCGAGCAAGCGCCAGCATGAGCTGGGCTTCTACTTCCGCATGGAGGCGCCACCGGAGCTGCCACAGACCCCCTTTTCCGTGCTGGACAGCCCGGAGACGACCTGTGAGTGGGTGCCCCTCTCCGAGCTGTCCGCCCGGCCGGTCTACCCGCTCGCTGTAGCGGACTTCCTGAGCGCTGGCCCCGGCGAGGTGCGCCACCGCGTCGAGCGGAATTGA
- a CDS encoding branched-chain amino acid ABC transporter substrate-binding protein, whose protein sequence is MKTTVTVMAALALSTAGAQTTIKIASLAPLSGGQSAIGLQARNGIQLAVTEYQPQFRKLGFTLQFVPFDDQADPATGTSAARKIAADRQVLGVVGALNSGVTIPVSAVLAPSRVAMVSSASTANNVTDRGLSNMNRIVARDDAQGPAGAQFLTNTLKAKKIYILNDKTAYGEGLANEVEKALKAGRVQVVGNEGTEEKSDFSSIIAKIKLQRPDAIYFGGIYNQVGVFLKQLREAGITTPVVGGDGLDSAELLKIAGKGGENVYYTTAAAPVEALPAAKTFASKYQKTFKQPAQGFAVFGYDAAKVVLQGILNAAKANGNKAPSRQQVESAIRKGTFTGLLSGRVNFNSVGDRQAATLYVMKVGGGKVKLSTTLPVKLSKR, encoded by the coding sequence ATGAAAACGACCGTGACTGTGATGGCTGCCCTCGCCCTGAGCACCGCAGGCGCCCAGACGACCATCAAGATTGCCAGCCTCGCGCCGCTGTCGGGCGGCCAGAGCGCCATCGGCCTTCAGGCCCGCAACGGCATTCAGCTCGCGGTGACGGAGTACCAGCCGCAGTTCAGGAAGCTGGGGTTCACCTTGCAGTTCGTGCCCTTTGATGACCAGGCCGACCCCGCGACCGGCACGTCCGCCGCCCGCAAGATCGCCGCCGACCGCCAGGTGCTGGGGGTCGTGGGGGCGCTCAACAGCGGCGTGACCATTCCGGTGAGCGCCGTGCTCGCTCCCAGCCGGGTGGCGATGGTCAGCTCGGCCAGCACCGCGAACAACGTGACCGACCGGGGCCTGAGCAACATGAACCGCATCGTGGCCCGTGACGACGCGCAGGGTCCGGCAGGAGCGCAGTTCCTCACGAACACGCTGAAGGCCAAGAAAATCTACATCCTGAACGACAAGACGGCCTACGGCGAAGGTCTCGCCAATGAGGTCGAAAAGGCGCTGAAGGCCGGGCGCGTGCAGGTCGTGGGCAACGAGGGCACCGAGGAGAAGAGCGACTTCTCCTCCATCATTGCCAAGATCAAGCTTCAGCGCCCCGACGCCATCTACTTCGGCGGCATCTACAACCAGGTCGGCGTGTTCCTCAAGCAACTGCGCGAAGCCGGGATCACCACCCCGGTCGTCGGCGGGGACGGGCTGGACAGCGCCGAACTGCTCAAGATCGCGGGCAAGGGCGGGGAGAACGTGTACTACACCACCGCCGCCGCCCCGGTCGAGGCGCTGCCCGCCGCCAAGACCTTCGCCAGCAAGTACCAGAAGACCTTCAAGCAGCCCGCCCAGGGCTTCGCGGTCTTCGGCTACGACGCCGCCAAGGTCGTGCTCCAGGGCATCCTGAACGCGGCCAAGGCCAACGGCAACAAGGCCCCCAGCCGCCAGCAGGTCGAGTCGGCCATTCGCAAGGGCACCTTCACGGGGCTGCTGTCGGGCCGGGTCAACTTCAACAGTGTGGGGGACCGTCAGGCGGCCACCCTGTACGTGATGAAGGTGGGCGGCGGCAAGGTCAAGCTCAGCACCACCCTGCCGGTCAAGCTCAGCAAGCGCTGA
- a CDS encoding UvrD-helicase domain-containing protein, translating to MTTVPDLPDSPLLSQLNPNQAQAANHHTGPALVIAGAGSGKTRTLVYRIAHLIGHYGADPGEILAVTFTNKAAAEMRERAKHLVQGADRLWMSTFHSAGVRILRAYGEHIGLRRGFVIYDDDDQMDILKEVMGSIPGIGPDTNPRVLRSILDRAKSNLLTPADLDRSPELFISGIPREAAAEAYRRYEARKKGQNAIDFGDLITETVRLFQEVPAVLDRVQDRAKFIHVDEYQDTNKAQYELTRLLASRDRNLLVVGDPDQCLPPGTPVCTPQGERPIETVEEGDFVCGTGGGGGLVPGRVTHVKRGHFQGPLWKVTVGGRTLRGTPHHVVLARHEPMAGQWYVYLMYREDRGYRVGLTVGARQNSEGKTDYGYRVRLNQENGDKVWVLRVCDSRADAAYWEALYAARYGLPTALFHGVGRNLALSEDHLTRLFAELDTAGAARRLMADLHLHPDFPHHRPQNGVRRQSVNLIMYSDHRHGLIGYHRIQWSSNRADIAQKLLDTGHPVRGNGKGGFRLEVSRKDYAQALVEAQHIARDGGLELQRKALVGGKMYVFLPLSHLHPGMKMLAQEEGELREVSVEAVSQEAYDGPVYDLTVSPTHTYVAGGLLVHNSIYKFRGADIQNILDFQKDYPDAKVYMLEHNYRSSARVLNLANKLIENNSERLDKTLKAVKEDGHPVVFHRAPDHRAEGDFVAEWITRLHGEGRPFTDMAVLYRTNAQSRVIEESLRRVQIPAKIVGGVSFYDRREIRDILAYARLAINPDDDVALRRIIGRPRRGIGDTALERLMEWARVNGTSLLTACANAQELNILDRGAQKPVEFAQLMQAMSEAADNYEPGPFLRYVIEHSGYLDLLRQEGQEGQVRMENLDELVNAAEEWSGEHEGTIADFLDDAALLSSVDDMRSRTENRDKPEEAVTLMTLHNAKGLEFPVVFIVGAEEGLLPSKNALIEPGGIEEERRLFYVGITRAMERLFLTAAQNRMQYGKTIAAEDSRFLEELGDGFDTVDPYGQVVEYRQKSWKDYRPTVPTRPAAVKNTSPMTEGMAYRGGEKVKHPKFGEGQVLAVAGVGDRQEVTVHFPSVGTKKLLVKFANLSPA from the coding sequence GTGACGACCGTGCCGGACCTGCCCGATTCCCCCCTGCTTTCGCAGCTCAACCCCAACCAGGCGCAGGCCGCCAATCACCACACCGGCCCGGCGCTGGTGATCGCGGGAGCGGGCAGCGGCAAGACGCGCACGCTGGTCTACCGCATCGCCCACCTGATCGGGCATTACGGGGCCGACCCCGGCGAGATTCTGGCCGTGACCTTTACCAACAAGGCCGCCGCCGAGATGCGCGAGCGGGCCAAGCACCTCGTGCAGGGGGCGGACCGCCTGTGGATGAGCACCTTCCACTCGGCGGGGGTGCGGATTCTGCGGGCCTACGGGGAGCACATCGGGCTGCGGCGGGGCTTTGTCATCTACGATGACGACGACCAGATGGACATCCTCAAGGAGGTCATGGGGTCCATTCCCGGCATCGGCCCGGACACCAACCCGCGCGTATTGCGCTCCATCCTCGACCGGGCCAAGAGCAACCTGCTGACGCCCGCCGACCTCGACCGCTCACCCGAACTCTTTATCAGCGGGATTCCGCGCGAGGCCGCCGCCGAGGCCTACCGGCGCTACGAAGCCCGCAAGAAGGGCCAGAACGCGATCGACTTCGGGGACCTGATCACCGAGACGGTGCGGCTCTTTCAGGAGGTGCCCGCCGTTCTCGACCGGGTGCAGGACCGGGCGAAGTTCATTCACGTGGACGAGTACCAGGACACGAACAAGGCGCAGTACGAACTGACGCGCCTGCTGGCGAGTCGGGACCGGAACTTGCTTGTGGTGGGAGACCCCGATCAGTGTCTGCCGCCCGGCACGCCCGTCTGTACGCCGCAGGGCGAGCGGCCCATCGAGACGGTCGAGGAAGGCGACTTCGTGTGCGGTACAGGTGGGGGAGGGGGACTGGTGCCCGGCCGCGTGACCCACGTCAAGCGGGGACACTTCCAGGGGCCACTCTGGAAGGTCACGGTGGGAGGACGGACCCTACGTGGCACACCCCATCATGTCGTCCTGGCGCGGCACGAGCCGATGGCCGGGCAGTGGTACGTCTACCTGATGTACCGCGAGGACCGGGGCTACCGGGTCGGCCTGACGGTGGGTGCCCGGCAGAACAGCGAGGGCAAGACGGACTACGGCTACCGGGTCCGGCTCAATCAGGAGAACGGCGACAAGGTGTGGGTGCTCCGTGTCTGTGACTCGCGTGCGGACGCCGCTTACTGGGAAGCGCTTTACGCGGCGCGTTATGGCCTGCCCACGGCCCTCTTTCACGGGGTCGGGCGCAACCTTGCCCTGAGCGAGGACCACCTGACTCGGCTCTTCGCCGAGCTGGATACGGCAGGAGCAGCGCGGCGGCTGATGGCGGACCTGCACCTGCATCCCGACTTTCCGCACCACCGGCCGCAAAACGGGGTACGTCGCCAGAGCGTGAACCTGATCATGTATTCCGATCACCGTCATGGTCTGATCGGCTATCACCGCATTCAGTGGAGCAGCAACCGAGCCGACATCGCCCAGAAGTTGCTGGACACTGGACACCCCGTCCGGGGCAACGGCAAGGGCGGCTTTCGCCTGGAGGTCAGCCGCAAGGACTACGCGCAGGCCCTGGTCGAGGCACAGCACATCGCCCGGGACGGTGGGCTGGAACTCCAGCGCAAGGCGCTGGTCGGCGGGAAGATGTATGTCTTCCTGCCCCTCTCGCACCTGCACCCCGGCATGAAGATGCTTGCTCAGGAGGAAGGCGAACTGAGGGAAGTGAGCGTGGAAGCCGTTTCCCAGGAAGCCTACGACGGCCCCGTCTATGACCTGACGGTTTCTCCCACCCATACCTATGTGGCGGGTGGCCTCCTCGTTCACAACAGCATCTATAAGTTTCGTGGCGCCGACATCCAGAACATCCTCGACTTCCAGAAGGACTACCCCGACGCCAAGGTCTACATGCTCGAACACAACTACCGTTCCAGCGCCCGCGTCCTGAACCTCGCCAACAAGCTCATCGAGAACAACTCCGAGCGGCTGGACAAGACCCTGAAGGCGGTCAAGGAGGACGGGCACCCCGTCGTCTTCCACCGTGCTCCGGACCACCGGGCAGAGGGCGACTTCGTGGCCGAGTGGATCACGCGGCTGCACGGCGAGGGGCGGCCCTTCACCGACATGGCGGTCCTCTACCGCACGAACGCTCAGTCGCGCGTGATCGAGGAGTCGCTGCGGCGGGTGCAGATTCCGGCCAAGATCGTGGGCGGCGTGAGCTTCTACGACCGCCGGGAAATCCGCGACATCCTCGCCTACGCCCGGCTCGCCATCAACCCGGACGACGACGTGGCCCTGCGCCGCATCATCGGGCGGCCCCGGCGCGGCATCGGGGACACGGCGCTCGAGCGGCTGATGGAGTGGGCACGGGTGAACGGCACCTCCCTCCTGACCGCTTGCGCGAATGCCCAGGAACTGAACATCCTGGACCGGGGGGCGCAGAAGCCCGTCGAGTTCGCTCAGCTCATGCAGGCGATGAGCGAGGCCGCCGACAACTACGAGCCGGGGCCGTTCCTGCGCTACGTGATCGAGCACAGCGGCTACCTCGACCTGCTGCGGCAGGAGGGGCAGGAAGGGCAGGTCCGCATGGAGAACCTCGACGAACTCGTCAACGCCGCCGAGGAATGGTCGGGCGAACACGAGGGCACCATCGCAGACTTCCTCGACGACGCCGCGCTGCTTTCCAGCGTGGACGACATGCGCTCGCGCACCGAGAACCGCGACAAGCCCGAGGAAGCCGTCACCCTGATGACCCTGCACAACGCCAAGGGGCTGGAGTTCCCGGTGGTGTTTATCGTGGGGGCGGAAGAAGGCCTGCTTCCCAGCAAGAACGCGCTGATCGAACCCGGCGGCATCGAGGAGGAGCGGCGGCTCTTTTACGTGGGCATCACGCGGGCGATGGAGCGGCTTTTCCTGACCGCCGCGCAAAACCGCATGCAGTACGGCAAGACGATTGCCGCCGAGGACAGCCGCTTTTTGGAGGAACTGGGTGACGGCTTCGACACCGTGGACCCCTACGGACAGGTCGTGGAGTACCGCCAGAAGAGCTGGAAAGACTACCGCCCGACCGTGCCCACCCGTCCTGCCGCCGTCAAGAACACCAGCCCGATGACCGAAGGCATGGCCTACCGGGGCGGCGAGAAGGTCAAGCATCCCAAGTTCGGGGAGGGGCAGGTGCTGGCGGTGGCAGGCGTCGGGGACCGGCAGGAGGTCACCGTGCACTTTCCCTCAGTGGGCACCAAGAAGCTGCTGGTCAAGTTCGCCAACCTGTCCCCCGCCTGA